The sequence below is a genomic window from Halostella salina.
CGGCGTCGCGGTCGGCTCCACAGTTTAGACACTCGCCGTCGTGCCAGTGGTGACTGAGACAGGCACCTTTCCCCGCGCTTTCGAGCAGGTCGGACACGTCGGTCTCGTCGTTGCCCTCGCGGTGGGTCCAGTCGTCCGGGTCGACTGCTGGCGGCTTCACGCGGTAGACATCCGGCGGGTTGATAGAGTCCGGCGGGTGGCCCATCTTGGCGATGAACCCACGGTCTCGGAGCGGTCCGAAGGCGGCCGCGATGTTGTTCTTGCGGACGCCGCTATCCTCAGCTATCAGCCCGAAGTGGCGAGCCTCGTGAACCCGAAGCCGCTCGTTGGAGTGTCTGAACGCGGCGAGATACACCTCTCGGTGCTGGTCGTCGTTCGGGAGGTGCGTCTCGTCGTCGACGGGTTCGTCGCGCCACTCACGGATGCGCCCGTACGCAAGCTCGCGGAGCAGGTGCGACCGGCTCTCGTGCCCTTCGTCGTCGACGATCTCGTCGAGGGCCTCGACGAACTCATCGTCGAGCCCGAACGAGACGCGGCTGTCGGGGTTGTGGTCCATCCGGGCCATCAGGCACCACCTCCGATCATACGATCGCCGTTTCGTATGATCGGGATAATACGCAGACGGCGGCGCGAAACACAGTCCGTATGCACGCCCCCCACGGGGGGCGTGCGGAGGACTCGCGTGAGCGGGCGGGTGCGTGCGCGCGTCATCGCCGACCCTCCCGTTCAGTTCCCGTGTCTACTGAGCAGATCTCTGCCTGGTACTCAGTCTTATATGAGTAGCTGTCCGAGCTATAAATGGGGTCTCCGGAGCGTTTTCCCAACCGCGCTCCGTTGGCCCCCATTTCCTCATTAGAGATACTGTGGTCACTACCGCTCCTACACT
It includes:
- a CDS encoding ribbon-helix-helix domain-containing protein gives rise to the protein MARMDHNPDSRVSFGLDDEFVEALDEIVDDEGHESRSHLLRELAYGRIREWRDEPVDDETHLPNDDQHREVYLAAFRHSNERLRVHEARHFGLIAEDSGVRKNNIAAAFGPLRDRGFIAKMGHPPDSINPPDVYRVKPPAVDPDDWTHREGNDETDVSDLLESAGKGACLSHHWHDGECLNCGADRDAVESPVGECDSCGATLYREEGNRCGSCEAVIETADHRADA